TTTCAGCAATATATTTTGCCAGTTGAGCAGGCGCTTCTAGCCAGAATCGGTGGGCACGGGCATCTTTAAAGTGCTTAACAATCTTGCCAACTCCATCTACATGACCACTGACGATATGGCCACCGAAATGCGTAGTCGGTGTCATGGCTTTTTCTAAATTAACAGGATCACCTGCTTTTAAGTCTGCCAGCGTAGAACAACGTAAACTTTCGGCTGATACATCAGCAGTAAAACTTTGTTGATCAAGCTTTACGACTGTCAAACAGACACCATTAGTTGCAATGGAGTCACCCAGCTGAATGCCTTCTATGCTTAAATCCTGAGTATCAATGGTAAGCGATAAATCACCTGCATGAGGTGTAAGCGAGCGGATCACACCAACCGCTTGAATGATGCCTGTAAACATAAGATAGCTAATTAAGCTTATTAATGGGTTGGATCAGCATTCGCCAGTCTTTGCCTATTTGACGAACATCTTTAATTTCAAGGGCAACATTATCCGCCATTTTGGGCATATCGAAAACCGTTAATAATGGTTTAGCCTCATGCCCCATAATCACGGGAGCCATATACACAATTAACTCGTCCACCAGCCCCGCTTTAACAAATGCCCCTGCGAGAGTAGAACCTGCTTCAATCATGACTTCATTACAATGACCATGGTCAGCCAGGTAATTAAGTAATAAATCTAAAGGCACTTGCTGACTAGCGTTATCACCACCTGCTGGATCTGTCGTACTACTTTCATTAAATACAACAACTTCTGCTCCCAGCTTTTCTATACGACTAATCGCATTGGACTCTTTACAGGTAGTCGCAACCAACACTTTACCTGCACCATTAAATATTTTTGCTGTTACTGGTGTTTTTAGCTGACTGTCGACGATAACTCGCAGAGGTGGCGGGCACGTTTTTGCTGCCTCTATTTTAAGCTGTTCAGAGCGAACTGTTAGGGAGGCATCATCATCTAAAACTGTTTTGATGCCGGTTATCACCGCACAGCTTCTGGCTCGCCACTGTTGTACATCAGCCCTGGCATCTGCTCCTGTAATCCACTGACTTTCACCACTGGCTTTAGCCGTCCGGCCATCGACACTCATCGCGAGCTTACAGCGTACTAGCGGCCGCTTAATAGTCATCCGCTGACAAAACCCTTGATTAAGCTGATAAGCCTCTCCGTACAGCAGACCGACTTCTACATTAATGCCTTGCTGTTGCAGGAATTTTTTGCCACTCCCCGCTACTAAAGGATTAGGATCAAGCATGGCCATCACAACTTTTGCAACACCAGCCTCAACTAAGGCATTAGTGCAGGGTGGCGTTCGGCCAAAATGACTACAGGGTTCAAGGGTGACATAAGCAGTGCTGCCTTTTGCAGCTGCTCCAGCTTGTTTAAGGGCATGCACCTCTGCATGGGATTCACCTGCCCGTTCGTGCCAACCTTCTCCAATAATTTCGCCGTTTTTAACTACCACACAGCCTACCCGAGGGTTTGGCCTGGTTGTATATAAGCCCTGTTTTGCCAACTGTAAAGCACGGCTCATCATGGCATGGTCAGTGGCAGAGAATTCTGTTGACACGCATTCACCTCATTTAGATTGCCACAAAACAAAAAAAGAGGGTGTCGCAAAAAGCTAGCAGATATGGGGTGACATTTACTTTCTGCACCCTTTTGTAACACCTTCAATAGAAAAAATATCGATTTGAAAAGCGTCAGCTTTCATTGTCCTGCCTTAGTCGGTCAATTTCCTCACGAAACTCGTTTAAATCCTTAAATTGCCGATACACTGAAGCAAAACGAATATAAGCAACTTCATCCAGTTTTTTTAGCTCATGCATGACCATTTCACCCACCAGCAAGGACTCAACTTCTCGTTCTCCCCTAGCTCGAACCCGGTGTTTAAGTCGGCTAATGGCCTCTTCTACCTGCTCCATACTGACTGGGCGCTTTTCCAGAGCTCTCAGCATTCCACCTCGCAGTTTATCCTCATCGAAAGGCTCACGACTTCCGTCTTGCTTAATCAGCCGAGGCATCACTAGCTCAACAGTTTCATAAGTCGTAAAGCGCTCGCTACAAGACAGACATTCACGACGCCGCCTTACCTGGTTACCCTCTGTTACTAGCCGAGAGTCTGTGACCTTAGTGTCATGCGCACCACAAAACGGACAATGCATAGTAGTTCTGAGCCCAACCCGATTCCTGCATTTAGTTGCATTCTAGGGCTTATTTTTCAACCCTAGACAATAGATAATTCTGATAATTTATTGCCAAGCATACTACCTATAAATAGCACTAATACAAGCCTGTGGTTGAATTAAGTCCACATGATATAAACAGGAAGATGTAACTCATCAATACAACAAACTGACCAAATCAAACACTTTTAATAGTGCCAAACCAAATAATTCAGTTGTCGTTTTCTATAGCGCACTCTATTTATAGAACACTTCTAAAGCGAAAGAGAAACCTTTTCTAAGATTGCTTGAATCTTTTGGTAATGACTACCTTTCCAGTACACCTGCTGACAGCTCTGGCATTGATTAAACTCATCATAAAATTCAAACACACCATCAGGCACCTGATCATGAACCGTATTTTTATCTACCGCCTTAATCTCACCATTACATTTACTACATAAGGTTAATGGCCGAACCAGATCATAAAGCTGATAAAATGCCATAATCTCAACAAACTGGGCCATTGGATCGGTATTTCTCACCCAGCGCCCATAGCGAACATTACCCCGCTTTAGCAAGCCAACATCCCTGCTTAGCAGAATTCTTTGCTGCTGCTCTGCAACAGATGCAAGCTTTTTATCCCCTAAGTCATTACTTTGATAAAAGCAGTCAAAACCGGCCATCCGCAAATAACGAAGCAACCCACCCAGGTGAACATCAAGCAAAAAACGAGGCCCCAACTCAGGCAGTTGCGGCACAATCGCTTGCGGGTGAGGATAAGAGTGCACTACAACTGTATCCTTATTTTTCAGTAAATAGGTAAAGTCAACTGGTTGGCCATTAACCTCTATGCAAGCTACTTCAACATGAGGCAAACCTAATGACTCAATCGCATCTTTAATAGAGGGTTTATCATCAAATGCAAAATGAATAACGTCATCAGGCAGCAAATCAACACATTCACCAAAAAACTGTATGTCACTGGTATACATTTTTTCGCTAGCCAGCTGGCTGTTCTCTAAAAAACCAGGCCATAGTTGAATAATCAAGTTTTTTGCCTGAATTTCATTAATACTAGCTAAAGTGGCCAATTTTTTTACCCAGCCAGGGTACAACGAAAAAACCAGGGTACGGCTTATCTTCGGAAATAAACCACTTTGTTGTTTAAGGTAATTGATGTAGTGATGGTGATTGTTAAACCCATACAATTGAGCCAGCAACTCTCTTGCCGTGACATGTTTAATTGAGTCACGAGGCCAGTGTTTAACAATTGATTTTGCTTGTTGCTTAAAAGCACGCGCTGAAATGAGTAAGGGCATAACATTTACCTTTGCCAAGCCTAGCAGCGCCAACGTCCCACTCTAAAGGCACCAGACATAATATGCTATGACAATCAGTTAATGTTACTAAAAAGAGTCAAGCTATAAATGCTTCCTGGCTGATTAGCCTTCTCTTGTGGGAAGATGGATGCGAAGCCACCCAATAACGACAGCTTACTGCACTCATAATAAAATGCAACGCCTAGCTCTGTTTAGCTGTTGCGATTCAACACAACTTCGTTGCTGCGCTTTTTGAGACATGCCAGCCCCAAATAAAACCCACCTATACTGGCTATAAAATAAACAAACAACCCACAAGTCCTATAGCAGGAATAAAAAACAGCCAACCAATAAAGCTCACAGACATTAACCCAAGCACTAAAGCAGCAAAAAAATTAAGTGTTTGACCTTCAAACACCCACCGAATCAACTCAGTGATACAAACGACTATCAGAGCAAAAGCAGCCCAAAACACAGCAACAGTAAAGCTAAGCCGTGGATCCATGTCAGGCAGTATTCCTGCTTCTTGGTAATAGGACTGGCGCATATCAATGTGTATCATCGAAGTGGTATACACAACAGTAAGCATCCCAAGCAAAATACCAAAGACTTCAATAAAAAACTTTTTCAACAGACTATTTCCAACAAACTAGGCCTCTACTGGTTTCCTATGCTCAAATCGCTTGGCCAGGTATTCATTTAGCAGTAAAGAAATCAGAATTACGCCCCCCCCCAAACAGAGCTTCAAAATATCAGCATCTCGGTTCCAAATCAGCAAGTTAACCAGAATACCTGTAGGAATAAGCGCATTATTCATGATGGCTAATGCCCCAGCATTAACCAGGGTTGCGCCTTTGTTCCAAAGGAAGTAGCCAACACCAGAAGCCACAATACCAAGCCATAATAAAACTCCCCACTGCAGCCCTGACTCAGGATATTTGGGTTTACCCATAACAGCCCAGGCAACCAGTGCTACCACTAAGGCACCCAAATAAAAGCAACCAAACACAGCATGTTGGGGCAGCTGTTCTGGCTCTCGCTGCATAATGACTTTATAACCCACCTGCCCCAAGGCAAAACAAAGATTAGCAGCCTGAACGACAAAAAAGCCCAACACATAATCTTGGGTTAAATTGTCATAGCGCATTACCGCTGCACCGAATACAGCCAGCCCAGCTGTAAGCAAATAAACTGGCGAAAACCGCCCTGCTAACAGGTCATAAGCCACTGTCACATAAATTGGCGTAAATATCGTAAATACAAGTACTTCAGGTACGGTTAACAATAGAAATGACTGGTAATAAAACACATACATCATTCCCAACTGTACAGCCCCTACCCCCATCAACTTGAGCATTAAACCAGGCTTTAGCCATTGTTTTCTTATAAAAGGCAAAAACACTAAGCTGGCAAGTATGATTCGCGTTAACACCGAAAAATAGGCATCTACCTGGCCCGCCAGATACACACCGATTAAGCTAAATGAAAAAGCCCAGAGTAAGGTGACACCGATTAAGTAATACATATATACCCTTCTCGAATGATTTTTAGGGTTTGTTGTCGTCGCTCTTCACCCCAATCATTTATAAACACATAAACTCATGGGGCTTCATCGCTTGACAGCCGCCCCTAAAAATCCTTCGCTTTGGGTATAGTTCAGAATTCACACAACAGTATTTAGGGGAGGCAATAATGACAAAAACCAGCGTACTATGCCAGATTGAGCAAAACAAAAAGCCCGGCATTTGCCGGGCTTTTTGAGACTTCAGTGATGCTTTAGCAACTAGCTGTAAACAGGCAATTTAGCGCAAATTGCTTTTACCTTCTCTTTTACAGACTCAGCCACTGATTGATCATTGATGTTATCCAGCACGTCGCAGATCCAACCCGCTAGCTCTTTCGCATCCGCTTCTTTAAAGCCTCTGCGAGTAATTGCTGGAGTACCAATTCTTAAACCACTGGTAATAAATGGTGAGCGCGGGTCATTAGGTACTGCATTCTTATTTACCGTGATATTTGCTTTGCCTAATGCAGCATCAGCATCCTTACCGGTATATTCCTTATCGATTAAATCAACCAGGAATAAATGATCATCGGTACCACCAGAAACAATTTTAATGCCTCTGCTCAAGAAAACATCGCACATAGCCTGAGCATTTTTAACCACTTGCTCTTGGTAAGCTTTGAATTCGTCGCTCATAGCCTCTTTAAAACAAACCGCTTTTGCTGCGATTACATGCATTAGAGGACCACCTTGGCTTTCAGGAAATACAGCAAAGTTTAATTTCTTCTGTATTTCTTCATCATGACCAGCGGCAAGAATCAAACCACCACGAGGACCGCCTAAGGTTTTATGAGTAGTAGTAGTGACTACATGAGCATGAGGAACGGGTGAAGGATAAACGCCAGCAGCAATCAAGCCAGCTACGTGGGCCATATCCACTAATAGATAAGCACCGACTTTATCAGCAATTTCACGGAAGCGAGCCCAGTCAACCACACGAGAATAAGCAGAAAAACCACCCACAATCATTTTTGGTTTGTATTCCAGCGCAAGCTGCTCTACTTGATCATAATCGATTTCACCCGTTTCAGGTTTTAAACCATACTGTACGGCATTATAAATACGACCAGAGAAGCTTACTTTAGCACCGTGAGTTAAGTGACCACCATGAGCCAGGCTCATCCCCAAAACAGTATCACCAGGCTTCAGCAGCGCCATATAAACTGCTGCATTTGCCTGGGAGCCAGAGTGAGGTTGAACGTTCGCATAATCTGCATTGAATAAGGCTTTAGCTCTTTCAATAGCCAAGTCTTCAACCACATCAACATGCTCACAACCACCGTAATAACGCTTACCAGGATAGCCTTCTGCATATTTGTTAGTCAGCACAGAACCTTGTGCTTCCATCACCCGCGGACTGGCATAGTTTTCCGAAGCAATCAGCTCAATATGCTCCTCCTGCCGACGGGTTTCGTCTTGCATCGCTTGCCATAGATCTGGATCAAAACTGGCAATATTCATATCGCGTGTAAACATGAAAATCCTCTACTCCCATCTTAAACACAAGGTTACCGCGGCAATGCTCCGCTATTTACTGAAAAGCCAAAGGTGCTATTTACAGTCGTAGTGCCTTTATCAAAAAAGCACTACGACTGTAAATATTATGTGCTAATAAGGTATTTAAACGCATACAGACTTGCTAACTGCAATTAAAGTAATATTGTACCTCATTAGAGCAATGCAAGGCATATGAAATAACGGCAACAACATTAACTATTTTACTCAAGTTTGCTGACAAATGGTTTAATTACGGCACTTTTCGTCTTATATTCGACACATCTATTATCAAAAACTGACTGTTACGGATTGCCATCAGCGACTGCTTTCGGTACCTTGTGCAGCATTTTTAACCAAGCAAAGTGTTAATACATAACAATGGCTCAATACGTTTATACTATGAACCGAGTGGGGAAAGTGGTTCCCCCCAAACGTGAAATTTTAAAAGATATTTCTCTCTCCTTTTTCCCTGGCGCCAAAATTGGTGTTTTAGGCTTAAATGGTGCTGGGAAATCCACCCTGCTAAAAATCATGGCAGGGATCGATACCGAAATAGAAGGTGAGGCTCGCCCACAACCTGGCATCAACGTTGGCTACCTGCCTCAGGAGCCCCAGCTAGATCCAGAGAAAAACGTAAAAGAAATTGTTGAAGAAGCCGTTTCTGAAATTAAAGAAGCGCAACAACGCCTTGATGAAGTCTATGCTGCTTATGCAGAGCCCGACGCAGACTTTGATGCCTTAGCAGCCGAACAAGCTCGACTGGAAAATATTATCCAATCCGCCGATGCCCATAACCTGGAGCGCAAGCTTGAAGTAGCTGCTGATGCACTTCGTTTACCACCTTGGGATGCTCAAGTGAAAAACCTATCAGGTGGTGAAAAACGCCGGGTGGCTTTATGCCGTCTATTACTGTCTAACCCAGACATGTTGTTATTAGACGAGCCCACCAACCATTTGGATGCAGAAAGTGTGGGCTGGATGGAGCGCTTCCTTCATGAATACCCCGGTACTGTCGTCGCAGTTACTCACGATCGTTATTTCCTTGATAACGTTGCCGGCTGGATTCTTGAGCTTGACCGTGGCCATGGCATTCCATTTGAAGGCAATTACACTCACTGGCTGGAAACCAAAGAACAACGCTTAGCCATTGAAGAAAAGCAGCAGCAAGCAAAAGACAAAGCTATCAAGCACGAATTAGAGTGGGTTCGCTCTAACGCCAAGGGCCGCCAAGCAAAAAGCAAAGCCCGTCTTGCCCGCTTTGAAGAAATGAACTCACAAGACTTCCAAAACCGTAATGAAACTAATGAAATCTATATTCCACCCGGCCCACGCTTAGGTGACAAGGTCATAGAATTTAATGGTGTTAGCAAAGCCTTCGGTGACAAGCTCTTGTTTGAAAACCTGTCTTTTGCTATCCCCAAAGGCGCAATTGTCGGTGTCATCGGTGGTAACGGCGCGGGTAAATCCACTTTATTCAAATTAATTTCAGGCCAAGAACAGCCTGATAATGGTGAAGTGACAATTGGTGAAACTGTGGAGCTGGCCTTTGTTGACCAGAGCAGAGATAGCTTAGATGGCAGCAAAACGGTTTGGGAAGAAATTTCCGAAGGTCAGGACATGATCCGCATCGGAAGCTATGAAGTACCATCTCGGTCTTATGTGGGCCGCTTTAACTTTAAAGGCTCCGATCAACAAAAATTCGTTAAAGATTTATCCGGTGGAGAGCGCGGCCGTTTACACCTGGCAAACACGCTGAAAAAAGGCGCTAACGTATTATTACTGGATGAGCCTTCAAACGATTTAGATGTAGAAACCTTACGCGCCCTGGAAGAAGCCTTACTGGCATTCCCTGGTTGTGCGGTAGTAATTTCCCACGATCGCTGGTTCTTAGATCGGATTGCCACCCACATTTTGGCATATGAAGGCGACTCTGCCGTAACCTTCTTCGAAGGCAACTACACTGAGTACGAAGCCGACCGGAAAAAACGTTTGGGCGATAATGCACAACCAAAGCGGGTGAAATACAAGCGACTGGCTTAACCTCCTTATCTCTCACACTCAATCACTGGCACTGCCGCAAAGTCTCTATTCAGCTCTCTATAGGAGGGCAATCACTACAGCCAGTGGATATGGAGTAACAGGGCATTCTGTAGCTGCGACAGGGATGTCGCTTTAGCTCTTGATGGGCCAAGGATGGCACTTCAAGAGCGGCGGAAGAATAGCCTGTTATTCCATATCACAATACTGCGGACAGTTTTATAGGTGTTGTATGTTAGTGTTTACGGGGGGAGTGCTCTACTCTCATATACTTTATTGCAAGATAGCCTGAGGCTTAACATGCAATAAACTCCTCCTTCCTATGGTACATGGCCTGTAGAGCAATGTTTTATAATTCAAAAACTGTCCACAGTATTGATATCAAACACCAATCTTATTTTTTACACTATTTCGCGACAGCCTCTCACCACACCTTACTTGCCCCCTTAACCGCCTTAGCTATAGTTAAGTAAGCTGATCTTGGAATAGGTATCGCTATGGCAAAAGATTCTTCTGGTGATCAAGAAAGGCGCAAGTTTAGTCGTATTGCATTCGATGCGGGCACCGTCCTCACTCAAAATGAGCAAGATTGGAATGTGTCACTGGTTGATATTTCCTTGAAAGGGATTCTTGTAAAGACCCCAAAAGATTTTGATATTAATCCAGATAAACCCCTGCTAGCTAAAATCCAACTGGATAATGTTAGCAACATTACAATGGCCCTGCGCTTTGCCCACAAAGAAGGTGACCATATAGGTTTTACTTGTACTCAAATCGACATTGACAGCATTTCCCACCTACGGCGCCTGACCGAGCTTAACCTTGGCTCAACTGATCTCTTGGAAAGAGAACTCTGCGCACTCGGCTTTGATTGATCCAAGCCAACCCTGCCAGCTAAAATGCTCACTTCTTGATAGCAGGGTTTAATGACAATGGCTAAAAAAGCCAAAACAGCATTCGTCTGCACAGAATGTGGCAGTGAGTCTTCCAAATGGCAAGGGCAATGTCCTGACTGCAAGGCGTGGAATACTTTTTCTGAAATCAAACTGGGGGCCTCTCCAGCCAGTCGTGCAGCTTCAGCCAACTTCAGCGGCTTTGCTGGTAGCCGAACTGACATTACTTTATTACAAGATGTCGATATTTCAGAAGCCCCTCGCTTCAGTAGTGGTATTAGTGAACTTGACCGAGTTTTAGGTGGTGGATTTGTACCCGGTAGCGCCGTATTAATTGGCGGCCACCCCGGTGCAGGGAAAAGTACTATTTTACTGCAAACCCTTTGTCATATTGCTCAAACCCAACCCGCTTTATATGTATCTGGCGAAGAATCCCTGCAACAAATTGCAGCCCGTGCAGAACGCTTAGATTTACCCAAGCATCAATTAAAAATGCTGGCAGAAACCTCCGTTGATCAGATTGTTGAAGTCGCCAAACAAGAAAAACCCAGCATTATTGTTATTGACTCCATTCAAGTCATGTTTCTCGAAGGGGTTGATTCTGCACCTGGCGGAGTAGCCCAAGTTAGAGAGAGCGCTTCATTTTTAACTCGCTTTGCCAAGCAAACCAATACTGTCTTATTAATCGTTGGTCATGTCACTAAAGATAATTCTTTGGCAGGCCCCATGACCCTTTCCCATATTATCGATACCCAGCTGATGCTGAGTAATACGGATGATTCTCGCTTTCGAATTTTACGCGCCACTAAAAACCGTTTTGGCCAGGTCAATGAGCTAGGCATTTTCGCCATGACCGAGAAAGGAATGCGGGAAATCAAAAACCCTTCTGCCATATTTTTATCTCGCTCAGAGCAGCCTACCCCTGGTTCCATTATTAATGTTTTGTGGGAAGGCACTCGACCACTCTTAGTAGAAATTCAAGCCTTAGTGGTTGATTCACAACTAGGTAACCCAAGGCGGGTAACCGTTGGCTTGGATCAAAACCGAATTGCTATGTTATTGGCGGTACTGACTCGTCATGGCGGTATTTTTACCAGCGACCAAGACGTATTTGTCAACGTAGTGGGCGGTGTACGTGTGACTGAAACTAGTGCTGATTTAGCTTCTATTTTAGCGATGGTTTCCAGCTTAAAAGACCAGATAATTCCTCATAACGTTGTGGCGTTTGGTGAAGTTGGTTTATCTGGGGAAATTCGCCCTGTCTCCAGTGGTCAGGAGCGGATTTATGAGGCTGCCAAACATGGTTTTAAGAAGGCCATCGTACCTGCAGCAAATGCTCCAAAAGGGGCTGTTGCCGATATGCAGGTCATTGGCGTAAAAACCTTAGCAGAAGCACTGGATGCTCTGTAGCAATGGCAGAAAAAACTGACAACTCATCACAGCCACCTGTTATTGTTTGTTTTTCTGGCCTTGACCCAACTGGCGGCGCAGGTATTCAAGCTGATATTGAAGCCATTAAAGCCAATGGTGGTCACTGCGCTTCATTAATTACCAGTTTAACAGTTCAAAATACGCATAATGTAAAACAACTAGAGCCGATTAATACCTCATTATTGGCAGAGCAAACAGATACACTACTCAGTGATATTCAACCTGATGGCTTTAAGTTAGGTGTGCTTGGCAGCTCTGAAAATGCAGCACTAATTGCTGACACTATAAAGCAATTTCCTCACTGCCCTGTAGTATTAGACCCAGTACTTGCAGCAGGTGGAGGAACAGCCCTTACGACAACTCAACTAGTTGAGGCTATTAAACATCAGTTATTACCGTTAACTACTATTTGCACCCCAAACACGCTTGAATTACAGCAATTAACTTCAAAACAACCAATAAACCAAGCAGCTCAATTATTGCTTGAATACGGTGTAGCAGCGGTACTAGCAACAGGCGGCCATCTTTTAGACTCAGCCAACACTATACAACATCAGCTGTTTATCAATGATCAGCCAGCACAGGCTTTATTTTCTCCACGATTGCCAGGGGAATTTCACGGTTCTGGCTGTACGCTTGCTTCAGCATTAGCAACTCAGCTAGCCTTAAAAAAATCCATTGCTTTAGCCTGCCAGCAAGGATTGGATTTTACCTATCAAAGCTTGCTAAATGCTGTGAAAATCGGCAGTGGGCAATTAATCCCAACTCGGCACTTCTATTAAAAATTATGACGACCCAGCTTCACGGCCTTTATGGTATTACCGACAGCCAACTGCTTCCTGACACAAACACATTAATAAGTGCTGTTGAAGCTGCCCTCAAAGGTGGCATGAGCGTTTTACAATATCGAGATAAATCTCAAGATAAAATAAAAAGACTCAATCAAGCCAGCCAACTAAAAACCCTATGCCAGCAGTATAATGCTTGTTTAATAATTAATGATGATATTCACCTAGCTGCAGAAGTAAACGCAGATGGCGTTCATTTAGGCCAGCAGGATCAAGCTATCGCTCAAGCAAGAAAAAACCTGGGAGAAAATGTCATCATTGGCGCTACCTGTCATGATAGTTACCCACTAGCAGAAGCAGCCTATCAACAAGGTGCAGACTATATTGCTCTTGGACGCTTTTTCCCTTCTGCTACAAAGCCTAATGCGCCACCAGCAAGCTTAAGCAAAATACAACAAGTCTCAACCAATATTCCTTTACCTATAGTAGCTATTGGCGGAATAACGCTGGATAATGCTTCAATGGTTATCAATGCTGGCGCTCATCTGGTGGCGGTTATTCATGGTTTATTTGCCAGTCATAATATTCAAGACACTGCCCAGCAATTTACCCAGCTATTCGCAAAAACAAACTGTACACCCAAATAAGTGAAAGACGACTACAGCTGTTTTTCCTAAGGAATTAACCCTATGTCCAAATCAGAACATCTTTTCCGGCAAGCCCAACAACATATTCCTGGCGGGGTTAATTCCCCAGTAAGAGCTTTTAAAGGGGTGGGTGGTACACCGATTTTCTTCAAATCTGCACAAGGTCCTTACCTTTATGATGAAGATGATAATCAATATATTGATTATATCGGATCATGGGGACCAATGATTTTAGGCCATAATCATCCAGCCGTGATGGAGGCTATTCAACAGCAAATTAAACAGGGCTTAAGCTTTGGTGCCCCTACTGCTTTGGAAGTCACGATGGCCGATAAGGTTTGTGAAATGGTCCCTAGCATGGACAAAGTACGGATGGTTAATTCCGGTACCGAAGCCACTATGAGCGCTATTCGCTTGGCCAGAGGCTACACTGGCCGGGATAAAATTGTTAAATTTGAAGGCTGCTACCATGGCCATGCTGACTCATTATTAGTCAAAGCGGGCTCTGGAGCATTAACGCTCGGTGTACCCACCTCACCAGGTGTGCCAGCTGATTTGGCTAACCACACGATTACTTTATCTTTTAACGACTTAAACGAAGTTGAAGCCACCTTTAAAGAATTAGGCGAACAAATCGCCTGTATTATTGTGGAACCTGTAGCAGGCAACATGAATTGTATACCTCCCGCACCAGGCTTTTTAGA
The sequence above is drawn from the Spartinivicinus poritis genome and encodes:
- a CDS encoding riboflavin synthase; translation: MFTGIIQAVGVIRSLTPHAGDLSLTIDTQDLSIEGIQLGDSIATNGVCLTVVKLDQQSFTADVSAESLRCSTLADLKAGDPVNLEKAMTPTTHFGGHIVSGHVDGVGKIVKHFKDARAHRFWLEAPAQLAKYIAEKGSITIDGASLTVNEVSGNQFLLNIVPHTIANTIIKHYTLGTQVNLEVDIIARYLERLLTATDQQSESPINKAFLATHGFLK
- the ribD gene encoding bifunctional diaminohydroxyphosphoribosylaminopyrimidine deaminase/5-amino-6-(5-phosphoribosylamino)uracil reductase RibD; translated protein: MSTEFSATDHAMMSRALQLAKQGLYTTRPNPRVGCVVVKNGEIIGEGWHERAGESHAEVHALKQAGAAAKGSTAYVTLEPCSHFGRTPPCTNALVEAGVAKVVMAMLDPNPLVAGSGKKFLQQQGINVEVGLLYGEAYQLNQGFCQRMTIKRPLVRCKLAMSVDGRTAKASGESQWITGADARADVQQWRARSCAVITGIKTVLDDDASLTVRSEQLKIEAAKTCPPPLRVIVDSQLKTPVTAKIFNGAGKVLVATTCKESNAISRIEKLGAEVVVFNESSTTDPAGGDNASQQVPLDLLLNYLADHGHCNEVMIEAGSTLAGAFVKAGLVDELIVYMAPVIMGHEAKPLLTVFDMPKMADNVALEIKDVRQIGKDWRMLIQPINKLN
- the glyA gene encoding serine hydroxymethyltransferase produces the protein MFTRDMNIASFDPDLWQAMQDETRRQEEHIELIASENYASPRVMEAQGSVLTNKYAEGYPGKRYYGGCEHVDVVEDLAIERAKALFNADYANVQPHSGSQANAAVYMALLKPGDTVLGMSLAHGGHLTHGAKVSFSGRIYNAVQYGLKPETGEIDYDQVEQLALEYKPKMIVGGFSAYSRVVDWARFREIADKVGAYLLVDMAHVAGLIAAGVYPSPVPHAHVVTTTTHKTLGGPRGGLILAAGHDEEIQKKLNFAVFPESQGGPLMHVIAAKAVCFKEAMSDEFKAYQEQVVKNAQAMCDVFLSRGIKIVSGGTDDHLFLVDLIDKEYTGKDADAALGKANITVNKNAVPNDPRSPFITSGLRIGTPAITRRGFKEADAKELAGWICDVLDNINDQSVAESVKEKVKAICAKLPVYS
- the ettA gene encoding energy-dependent translational throttle protein EttA; translation: MAQYVYTMNRVGKVVPPKREILKDISLSFFPGAKIGVLGLNGAGKSTLLKIMAGIDTEIEGEARPQPGINVGYLPQEPQLDPEKNVKEIVEEAVSEIKEAQQRLDEVYAAYAEPDADFDALAAEQARLENIIQSADAHNLERKLEVAADALRLPPWDAQVKNLSGGEKRRVALCRLLLSNPDMLLLDEPTNHLDAESVGWMERFLHEYPGTVVAVTHDRYFLDNVAGWILELDRGHGIPFEGNYTHWLETKEQRLAIEEKQQQAKDKAIKHELEWVRSNAKGRQAKSKARLARFEEMNSQDFQNRNETNEIYIPPGPRLGDKVIEFNGVSKAFGDKLLFENLSFAIPKGAIVGVIGGNGAGKSTLFKLISGQEQPDNGEVTIGETVELAFVDQSRDSLDGSKTVWEEISEGQDMIRIGSYEVPSRSYVGRFNFKGSDQQKFVKDLSGGERGRLHLANTLKKGANVLLLDEPSNDLDVETLRALEEALLAFPGCAVVISHDRWFLDRIATHILAYEGDSAVTFFEGNYTEYEADRKKRLGDNAQPKRVKYKRLA
- a CDS encoding Mut7-C RNAse domain-containing protein, producing the protein MPLLISARAFKQQAKSIVKHWPRDSIKHVTARELLAQLYGFNNHHHYINYLKQQSGLFPKISRTLVFSLYPGWVKKLATLASINEIQAKNLIIQLWPGFLENSQLASEKMYTSDIQFFGECVDLLPDDVIHFAFDDKPSIKDAIESLGLPHVEVACIEVNGQPVDFTYLLKNKDTVVVHSYPHPQAIVPQLPELGPRFLLDVHLGGLLRYLRMAGFDCFYQSNDLGDKKLASVAEQQQRILLSRDVGLLKRGNVRYGRWVRNTDPMAQFVEIMAFYQLYDLVRPLTLCSKCNGEIKAVDKNTVHDQVPDGVFEFYDEFNQCQSCQQVYWKGSHYQKIQAILEKVSLSL
- a CDS encoding carboxylate/amino acid/amine transporter encodes the protein MYYLIGVTLLWAFSFSLIGVYLAGQVDAYFSVLTRIILASLVFLPFIRKQWLKPGLMLKLMGVGAVQLGMMYVFYYQSFLLLTVPEVLVFTIFTPIYVTVAYDLLAGRFSPVYLLTAGLAVFGAAVMRYDNLTQDYVLGFFVVQAANLCFALGQVGYKVIMQREPEQLPQHAVFGCFYLGALVVALVAWAVMGKPKYPESGLQWGVLLWLGIVASGVGYFLWNKGATLVNAGALAIMNNALIPTGILVNLLIWNRDADILKLCLGGGVILISLLLNEYLAKRFEHRKPVEA
- the nrdR gene encoding transcriptional regulator NrdR encodes the protein MHCPFCGAHDTKVTDSRLVTEGNQVRRRRECLSCSERFTTYETVELVMPRLIKQDGSREPFDEDKLRGGMLRALEKRPVSMEQVEEAISRLKHRVRARGEREVESLLVGEMVMHELKKLDEVAYIRFASVYRQFKDLNEFREEIDRLRQDNES